A region of Leptidea sinapis chromosome 4, ilLepSina1.1, whole genome shotgun sequence DNA encodes the following proteins:
- the LOC126979963 gene encoding Golgi apparatus protein 1: MIFNTNIILGTVVLCTIQYAISSPSSVLNKSPRDRYVADLRECGNFEKQCFHLEDDMALLSCALNITHNNKSQITFICQHKIWLHQSELLDNIFLEYKLTNVCGKEQTILDCLNPTVNVFDCVLKTKSSVKDKICWKTINKIELLVFNDWQITRNFMKNCFNDIQALSCGRIPPDPKSLSQVHTLKCLQNHQQNLHSECQKEINVLQEMKYSTFQLDKIVFAACNIDQKNFCPDELPGSLLMYKCLIRHKYENGMTKRCQDQLFYAQRNIIMNYKLSRGLVKSCKDDIKKYHCRKGVVDDKDVRLAQILLCLETVARNDSTKLAPECIAEMSDHRKMLMDDYRLSPELMQNCANDITMLCRGVEIGGKTIHCLMEHSRPRKRKEKRISIPCQKSLEHLIQEADPGEDWRVDPVLRKACKPVVDRACREVNGGNGRVMSCLMEKIGSMLMTSECETALMQIQYFVSRDFKLDPQLYKACRYDAVTHCKAKLQWADASEHQSLKDPMILPCLFNYAYNTDLRGTLQPGCEQQVKRVMRQRAVSVDLLPEIADACIDDMANLCFENTGKGEEILCLQNKINDLSSKCKEIVTNFTEAQSGHIELNAVISTNCRGPIEKICSFELKSKTDEDGVLECLITHKNDPEMKANIKCRAAIEHEQLISLKNYRFTRKFKNACKSYVVRFCPKAQTKSQVVTCLSEIVRNDTLNRRKHTIYKECRQQLRSQLFQQKENVDLDPELKEACKRDLFELCPNIPHGESAALECLQTAKIKLRENCRKALFVVRKQEFTDNGVDYHLMTSCSDMIDLYCHNTEPTILLDCLKVHHNQPDFDKNCNIVVTNRMIEQNMDYRFNNNLQSACKGDIHKFCSNIILHEPKDVELQGKVLYCLKEKFRESKLEGTCENELANVLKEQALNYRLDPLLGKLCKAEIQTICAKPNDSITNSDGQVEECLKNALLNHKIVSAECAQEVVQIIEETEVDIEADPLLERACALDLLKYCKDLEHGAGRRLKCLKIILNDSNRKLEVECEKELSSRLEMYRYVAAVNVVENFGDVYNEISLSPSKKYFLVVFFSVIGLIFIFGLYCGRITKRAMYIKRK, from the exons atgattttcaacactaatattatattaggaaCAGTAGTCTTATGCACAATACAGTATGCAATAAGTTCGCCTTCTTCAGTTCTGAACAAATCGCCAAGAGATCGATATGTTGCCGACTTAAGAGAATGTGGTAATTTTGAAAAGCAGTGCTTCCACTTAGAAGATGATATGGCACTACTTTCATGTgctttaaatataacacataaTAACAAATCCCAGATAACATTTATTTGTCAACATAAAATATGGTTACATCAGTCAgaattattagataatatttttcttgaatACAAATTGACAAATGTTTGTGGAAAAGAACAAACAATATTAGACTGTCTTAATCCAACAGTAAATGTGTTTGACTGTGttttaaaaactaaatcaagtgttaaagataaaatttgttGGAAGACAATTaacaaaattgaattattagTTTTCAATGATTGGCAAATAACAaggaattttatgaaaaattgtttcaatgATATTCAAGCTCTGTCCTGTGGAAGAATTCCCCCTGATCCTAAAAGTCTTTCACAAGTTCATACATTGAAATGCCTGCAGAATCATCAGCAAAACCTACATTCAGAATGTCAAAAAGAAATTAATGTTCTTCAAGAAATGAAATATTCTACATTTCAATTAGACAAAATAGTGTTTGCTGCCTGTAACATAGATCAGAAAAATTTTTGTCCAGATGAATTACCGGGATCTTTGTTAATGTACAAATGTCTCATAAgacataaatatgaaaatg GTATGACAAAGAGATGCCAAGACCAGTTATTTTATGcacaaagaaatataattatgaattataagCTAAGCAGAGGCCTTGttaaatcttgcaaagatgatATCAAGAAATATCACTGCCGTAAAGGTGTAGTGGATGATAAAGATGTAAGACTTgcacaaatattattatgtttagaaACAGTAGCTAGAAATGACAGTACAAAATTAGCCCCAGAATGTATTGCAGAGATGTCAGACCATAGGAAAATGTTGATGGATGATTATAGACTATCACCAGAGTTGATGCAGAATTGTGCTAATGACATAACGATGCTCTGTAGAGGTGTCGAAATTGGGGGAAAAACTATCCACTGTTTGATGGAACATTCTAGGCCTAGAAAACGCAAAGAAAAAAGAATCAGTATACCATGCCAAAAATCACTAGAGCATCTTATACAAGAGGCAGATCCGGGAGAAGATTGGAGAGTAGATCCTGTATTAAGGAAAGCATGTAAACCAGTTGTTGATAGAGCATGTAGGGAAGTCAATGGAGGTAATGGAAGGGTAATGTCATGTTTGATGGAAAAGATTGGTAGCATGCTTATGACCAGTGAATGTGAAACAGCACTCATGCAAATTCAGTATTTTGTATCCAGAGACTTCAAACTAGATCCACAACTGTACAAAGCCTGTAGATATGATGCAGTAACTCACTGTAAGGCAAAACTGCAATGGGCAGATGCTAGCGAGCACCAGTCATTAAAGGATCCAATGATTTTGCCCTGTTTGTTTAATTATGCTTACAATACTGATCTGAGAGGCACTTTGCAGCCTGGATGTGAGCAGCAGGTAAAGAGAGTTATGCGACAAAGAGCAGTCAGTGTCGACTTACTTCCTGAAATTGCGGATGCTTGTATAGATGATATGGCAAATTTATGCTTTGAAAACACAGGCAAAGGTGAAGAAATCTTGTGTCTGCAAAACAAGATTAATGATTTATCTAGTAAGTGTAAAGAAATAGTTACAAATTTTACAGAGGCTCAAAGTGGTCATATTGAGCTAAATGCTGTAATTAGCACAAATTGTAGAGGTCCAATAGAGAAAATATGTTCTTTTGAACTAAAAAGCAAGACAGATGAAGATGGTGTTCTAGAATGTCTGATTACACATAAAAATGATCCTGAAATGAAGGCCAATATTAAATGCCGGGCAGCTATTGAACATGAACAGCTCATATCATTAAAGAATTATAGATTTaccagaaaatttaaaaatgcttGTAAATCTTATGTAGTTAGGTTTTGTCCCAAAGCTCAAACTAAAAGTCAGGTTGTGACTTGTTTAAGtgaaattgtaagaaatgataCATTGAATAGAAGAAAGCACACAATTTACAAAGAATGTCGCCAACAATTAAGAAGTCAATTATTTcaacaaaaagaaaatgttGATTTAGATCCAGAACTTAAGGAGGCATGTAAGAGagatttatttgaattatgtCCAAATATACCTCATGGAGAGTCTGCTGCTTTGGAATGTTTGCAAACAGCAAAAATTAAACTTAGGGAGAATTGTAGAAAAGCTTTATTTGTTGTGAGGAAACAAGAATTTACTGACAATGGAGTTGATTATCATTTGATGACAAGTTGCAGTGATATGATAGATTTGTATTGTCACAATACTGAGCCTACAATACTGTTAGATTGTTTGAAG GTACACCATAATCAACCAGATTTTGATAAGAATTGTAATATTGTTGTCACAAACAGGATGATTGAACAGAATATGGATTATAGgtttaacaataatttacaaagtGCCTGTAAAGGAGATATACATAAATTTTGCTCTAACATTATTT TACATGAGCCAAAGGATGTGGAACTTCAGGGTAaagtattatattgtttaaaagaaaaattcagAGAATCTAAATTGGAGGGTACCTGTGAAAATGAGCTAGCTAATGTTTTAAAAGAACAAGCATTGAATTATCGACTTGATCCTTTACTTGGAAAACTATGTAAAGCTGAAATTCAAACAATATGTGCCAAACCAAATGATTCCATTACAAATTCTGATGGACAG GTTGAAGAATGCTTAAAAAATGCTCTTCTTAATCACAAAATAGTATCTGCGGAATGTGCACAAGAGGTTGTGCAAATAATTGAAGAAACCGAAGTAGATATTGAAGCAGACCCCTTGCTTGAAAGAGCTTGTGCTTTAGACTTGCTCAAATATTGTAAAGACCTTGAGCATGGTGCTGGAAGAC GATTGAAATGTCTGAAAATTATACTTAACGACAGTAACAGGAAATTGGAGGTAGAGTGTGAAAAAGAACTATCTAGCAGATTAGAAATGTACAGATATGTAGCTGCT GTAAATGTTGTAGAGAATTTTGGAGATGTGTACAATGAAATAAGTTTATCCCCATCTAAGAAGTACTTCTTAGTAGTTTTCTTCTCGGTCATAGgactaatatttatatttggatTGTACTGTGGTAGAATAACAAAACGAGCAATGTATATAAAGAGAAAATAA
- the LOC126979971 gene encoding DNA primase large subunit: protein MDFNIRRKSTRTAISGAETYPHDLQMYKVPPTENITLQEFENLALERLTLLRTLATATTLKGLRLYSDEFTDFILSELKNNGLKYYVKLCEKSGCGSLETDLQARRKDHIAHFILRLAYCRTEDLRRWFITRELELFRMRFITMKAEALDAFFKINNLYYTNISDEEKSDIIINLRESTQHQNIEHMKFYKVKFYEVLDLVRSRKVFIKGGYAYIPHKDFISVLTAQYRTHLRQSLAIASQHLKEIEQDERIVCLLKGLHQSYSGNDYSDSKVVVPIESLDSLSLKSFPLCMRQLHEQLRLAHHLKHGGRLQYGLFLKGIGVTLEDSLRFWREEFTKIMEIDKFEKQYAYNVRYNYGKEGSKKNYSPFNCLKIINNNVGPGECHGCPFRHSDSSNLKNKLKGYGFEPQGISDVVDMAKKGHYQIACSKYFDLVHGTSIGLGINHPNQFYEESQKLQKGDIKIEPKKEVKNHSTKVEQTDLEDIDFDENLIKI, encoded by the exons ATGGATTTTAATATCAGAAGGAAATCCACTCGGACAGCTATCAGCGGTGCGGAAACTTATCCGCACGATCTCCAAATGTATAAAGTACCACCAACTGAAAACATAACATTGCAAGAATTTGAGAATTTAGCGTTGGAAAGATTAACTTTGTTACGAACTTTAGCTACAGCTACAACATTAAAAGGATTGCGTTTATATTCAGATGAATTTACAGATTTTATTTTGAGTGAACTCAAAAATAACGgtttgaaatattatgttaaacttTGTGAAAAGTCAGGTTGTGGAAGTCTTGAAACAGATTTACAAGCCAGGCGGAAAGATCATATAGCTCATTTTATACTCCGATTAGCCTATTGCAGGACCGAAGACTTACGAAGATGGTTTATTACTAGAGAACTTGAATTGTTCCGAATGAGATTCATAACAATGAAAGCCGAGGCATTAGATGccttctttaaaataaataacctgTACTATACGAATATTTCGGATGAAGAGAAGAGTGATATTATCATCAATTTAAGGGAATCAACTCAACATCAAAATATTGAAcatatgaaattttataaagttaaattttatgaagTGTTAGATTTAGTTAGATCCAGAAAAGTGTTTATTAAAGGTGGCTATGCATATATTCCTCATAAAGATTTTATATCTGTGTTAACAGCTCAATACAGGACACACTTGAGGCAGAGCTTAGCAATTGCATCCCAACATCTGAAAGAAATTGAACAGGATGAGAGGATAGTCTGCCTATTAAAGGGTCTTCACCAATCTTATTCAGGAAATGACTACAGTGATTCCAAAGTTGTTGTTCCCATAGAGAGTCTAGACTCTCTTTCACTTAAATCATTCCCATTATGCATGAGACAATTGCATGAGCAGTTACGATTAGCTCACCATTTAAAACATGGAGGAAGACTCCAATATGGCTTATTTTTGAAAGGTATTGGGGTAACACTGGAAGATTCATTAAGATTTTGGAGAGAAGAGTTTACTAAAATAATGGAAATAGATAAATTTGAGAAGCAATATGCTTATAATGTGAGGTATAATTATGGTAAAGAGGGCAGCAAAAAGAACTATTCCCCTTTTaactgtttaaaaattattaataataatgttgggCCTGGAGAATGCCATGGTTGTCCATTTAGACACAGTGACTCCAGTAACTTGAAGAACAAACTTAAAGGATATGGTTTTGAACCACAAG GTATAAGTGATGTTGTTGATATGGCAAAGAAAGGCCATTACCAAATAGCATgtagtaaatattttgacttgGTGCATGGCACAAGTATTGGCTTGGGCATTAATCACCCTAATCAATTTTATGAAGAGAGTCAAAAACTACAGAAAGGTGATATTAAAATTGAGCCCAAAAAGGAAGTGAAAAATCACAGTACAAAAGTTGAACAGACTGACTTAGAAGACattgattttgatgaaaacttaataaaaatctga
- the LOC126979962 gene encoding endoplasmic reticulum transmembrane helix translocase translates to MVINKQSSLDDLVQYTQLFKPVATVLQGTILPFLVIYPIIFYCWVFVYGFNENFEAGFVIVAAVASIQILICLCCYWSVHIQCFLSCSPENDPLRAEIVKVVPTSNNGFPEVVRLHHTKSTKADDSNPDVWFIFQKSKYIYDWDKKIFHTIAFPITKVYDEYLESKGYTDDESILMAEKDFGKNEMIMVVPEFMELFKERATAPFFVFQVFCVALWCLDRYWYYSIFTLVMLVMFECTLVQQQLRNMAEIRKMGNKPYNINVYRNRRWRQIMSDQLLPGDVVSLTRSVNDNLVPCDIALMRGSCIVDESMLTGESVPQMKEPIENEKDTRQNLDPEGDGKLHMLFGGTKIVQHSSPSKNITSGLKAPDNGCIGYVVRNGFNTSQGKLLRTILFGVKRVTANNLETFGFILFLLIFAIAAAAYVWIKGCEDPERNRYKLFLECTLILTSVVPPELPIELSLAVNTSLLSLSRLAVFCTEPFRIPFAGKVEICCFDKTGTLTSDNLVVEGVAGVGDHKDATVVPLSEAPVETIQVLASCHSLVQLDDGIVGDPLEKATLKAAEWNLTKGDAVVPKKGKSPGLKIIHRNHFSSALKRMSVVAGYQVNERGFMESHYISSVKGAPETIKTMLKEVPSHYDHVYLTLSRRGARVLALGYRNLGKLSSQEVRELSREDVESALTFVGFVIISCPLKTDSKKAIAEILNASHSVVMITGDNPLTACHVAKELKFTQKEVLVLSNSKEEWSWRSINEDIDLPTKPFKTSKELTSKYDLCITGEGLSFLNDNDHKFLREIIPFIKVFARFAPKQKEFVVVTLKSLGYITLMCGDGTNDVGALKHADVGVAILANAPERPREKPREERPPEPEPRRPPGLRDPRAEARAEAAARLRRAMKKLEEEDQPQIVRLGDASVAAPFTSRLSSIFCICHIIKQGRCTLVTTLQMFKILALNALILAYSQSVLYLDGIKFSDTQATLQSLLLASCFLFISRSKPLKQLSKQRPLPNIFNLYTIMTVLTQFAVHFLCLIYLVREATARSPDRDVTPKLDMDLAEDEERPFQPDLLNSTVYIISMALQISTFAINYRGEPFMEGLRANKPLLYSIVISGGTVVALAAGLLPDLSSMFEIVDFPYEYRMILLQVLAADMFFSYLADRLCLMLFGEGRATPPT, encoded by the exons atggtTATAAACAAGCAATCGTCATTGGACGATTTAGTTCAATATACACAATTATTTAAACCTGTAGCTACCGTATTACAAGGAACCATACTTCCTTTTCTAGTTATTTACCCCATAATATTCTACTGTTGGGTATTTGTTTACGGTTTCAATGAAAACTTTGAGGCTGGCTTTGTAATAGTAGCAGCAGTGGCTAGTATTCAAATTCTCATATGCCTATGCTGTTATTGGAGTGTGCATATACAGTGTTTTTTGTCTTGTTCACCA GAAAACGATCCATTGCGAGCAGAAATTGTTAAAGTAGTTCCAACATCAAATAATGGATTTCCAGAAGTTGTTCGCTTACACCATactaag TCTACTAAAGCAGATGACTCAAATCCGGATGTTTGGTTTATATTTCAAAAGagcaaatatatttatgattgggataaaaaaatattccacacAATTGCATTCCCCATTACTAAGGTTTATGATGAATATCTAGAATCAAAAGGCTATACTGATGATGAATCTATTTTAATGGCAGAGAAGGATTTTGGtaaaaatgaaatgataatG gTTGTACCTGAATTCATGGAGCTGTTTAAAGAGAGAGCAACAGCTCCATTTTTTGTATTTCAAGTATTTTGTGTGGCACTCTGGTGTTTAGATAGATATTGGTATTACTCCATATTTACTCTGGTTATGCTGGTCATGTTTGAGTGTACATTAGTCCAACAGCAGCTAAGAAATATGGCTGAAATAAGAAAAATGGGAAATAAGCCATACAACATAAATGTATACAGGAATAGAAGGTGGCGACAAATTATGAGCGACCAACTACTGCCGGGAGATGTAGTATCACTGACAAGATCAGTCAATGATAATTTAGTTCCTTGTGATATAGCTCTGATGAGAGGATCATGTATTGTAGATGAATCTATGTTGACTGGAGAGAGTGTTCCACAAATGAAAGAAccaattgaaaatgaaaaagacACAAGGCAAAATTTGGATCCTGAAGGTGATGGTAAATTGCACATGCTCTTTGGTGGGACAAAGATTGTTCAGCATTCATCACCAAGCAAAAATATTACATCAGGCCTCAAGGCTCCTGATAATGGATGTATTGGATATGTTGTCAGAAATGGATTTAATACTTCACAAGGAAAGCTACTCAGAACAATACTCTTTGGTGTAAAAAGGGTAACTGCCAATAATTTGGAAACATTTGGTTTTATTCTTTTCTTGTTGATATTTGCAATTGCTGCTGCAGCTTATGTGTGGATAAAAGGCTGTGAAGATCCTGAAAGGAACAGGTATAAATTGTTCTTAGAATGCACATTAATATTAACATCTGTAGTGCCGCCTGAACTACCAATAGAGCTTTCACTAGCTGTTAATACATCTCTGTTGTCATTGTCGAGGCTGGCTGTATTTTGTACTGAACCATTCAGAATACCCTTTGCAGGAAAGGTTGAGATTTGTTGTTTTGATAAAACAGGCACACTGACAAGCGATAATTTAGTGGTGGAAGGTGTGGCTGGTGTTGGAGATCATAAAGATGCAACAGTAGTTCCATTATCTGAGGCACCAGTAGAGACTATTCAGGTTTTAGCATCCTGTCATTCTCTTGTGCAACTGGACGATGGAATTGTTGGGGATCCTTTAGAGAAGGCAACACTGAAGGCTGCAGAATGGAACCTAACAAAAGGTGATGCAGTTGTGCCAAAGAAAGGAAAGTCACCAGGATTAAAAATTATCCATAGAAATCATTTTTCTAGTGCTCTTAAAAGGATGTCCGTGGTAGCAGGCTATCAAGTTAATGAGAGAGGTTTTATGGAATCTCATTACATCAGCAGTGTAAAAGGAGCACCAGAAACAATAAAAACTATGCTGAAAGAAGTCCCTAGTCATTATGACCATGTGTATTTAACATTATCAAGGAGAGGTGCAAGAGTTTTAGCACTGGGCTATAGAAATTTGGGCAAATTAAGTTCACAGGAAGTAAGAGAACTGTCTCGTGAAGATGTAGAATCAGCTTTGACATTTGTAGGTTTTGTTATAATATCATGCCCATTAAAAACGGACTCTAAGAAAGCAATAGCTGAAATATTAAATGCTTCACATTCTGTTGTAATGATAACTGGTGACAATCCATTAACCGCATGTCATGTAGCTAAGGAGCTCAAGTTTACACAAAAAGAAGTACTTGTATTGTCAAATAGTAAGGAGGAGTGGAGCTGGAGATCTATTAATGAAGACATAGACTTGCCAACAAAACCATTCAAGACATCTAAAGAATTGACATCAAAGTATGATTTGTGTATAACTGGTGAAGgcttatcatttttaaatgataatgatCATAAATTCCTCCGTGAAATAATACCATTCATTAAAGTTTTTGCTCGATTCGCACCAAAGCAAAAGGAGTTTGTAGTAGTGACATTAAAGTCCCTGGGATATATTACTCTTATGTGTGGCGATGGCACCAATGATGTAGGAGCACTGAAACATGCTGAT gtAGGTGTTGCAATCTTAGCTAATGCACCAGAGAGGCCTAGAGAGAAGCCCCGTGAAGAGAGACCTCCAGAACCGGAACCCAGGAGACCACCAGGCCTTCGGGACCCAAGAGCTGAGGCCAGAGCTGAAGCCGCCGCCAGACTCCGAAGAGCCATGAAGAAGCTGGAAGAGGAAGATCAGCCCCAAATAGTTCGCTTAGGAGATGCCAGTGTTGCCGCACCTTTCACCAGTCGACTGTCCAGTATATTTTGTA TTTGCCACATAATCAAACAAGGCCGCTGTACTCTCGTCACAACCCTGCAAATGTTTAAGATACTGGCTCTGAATGCATTGATATTGGCATACAGTCAATCTGTTCTATATCTGGACGGTATCAAGTTCAGCGATACTCAAGCTACACTTCAAAGTTTATTGCTGGCTTcatgttttctgtttatttcAAGATCTAAG CCACTAAAGCAGCTGTCGAAACAGCGCCCTCTACCGAACATATTCAACTTGTATACCATCATGACGGTACTCACACAGTTCGCGGTACATTTCCTGTGTCTCATATACTTGGTGCGGGAAGCTACGGCGCGATCTCCCGACAG AGATGTAACTCCCAAGCTAGACATGGATCTTGCTGAAGATGAGGAGAGGCCATTCCAACCAGATTTATTAAACAGTACTGTGTATATCATTTCCATGGCGTTACAAATATCTACATTTGCTATTAATTATAGG GGTGAGCCTTTCATGGAGGGTCTTCGTGCCAACAAACCACTCCTGTACAGTATTGTGATATCTGGTGGGACAGTAGTAGCCCTGGCTGCTGGGTTACTCCCGGACCTCTCCAGCATGTTTGAGATCGTTGACTTCCCGTATGAG TATCGAATGATTTTACTGCAAGTGTTAGCAGCGGACATGTTCTTCTCATATCTGGCCGACCGCCTGTGTCTGATGTTGTTTGGGGAAGGTCGCGCCACTCCGCCCACCTAA